The Thalassotalea sediminis genome includes the window ATTTAAATGCTTCATTGTTGTACATGCCGTTTGCACGTAATTGAACACATGCTTCAAACGGTAAGTCATCTAACACATCAGGATCACGACAACCACCGTCTTCACTTTCAATCACCTCTAAAACTTCTTCTACAATGCTAGTACTTGCATAGCCAACAGCAATACCGTTGTCACTGATATCTAGAATAGCTGATTCACCACCGTAAGTCGCTTCAGGTGGAAAAATAGGGATAATGGTTTCACCTGCATCTGGTGACATAAATGCTCGCGTGGTAAATTCACTTAACCAAACCGTTACTTCACTACCGTCAGCTTCCGTAAAAGGTACTGGTAAAAATGGCGCTGAGCCATTGCCGTATACCCAACCATCATCGGTAATACCATTGATATAATCAACCGTAGAACGTGTCAATGTTTCAGTGTCTTCGAATGCAACATCAAACACAGTAAATTCTTCTGATTCTCCACCAACGTTTATCATTGCAACAATATCACCATATTTTTGATGGTATAAACTATTGTTTTGCACTTCTTTTAAATAATATTCAGCCCAAAACAAATCGTTTGCTGTTGGCGTTCCAGCGCGTAGCGCATCTTCATCTTCAATATCATTGATGCCGCTAACTAAATCATGACTACGCTGAGCGTAGCGCACAATATTATCGTAATCATTTTCATCAAAATACTTAAATTGCACCGGAAAGTTGTACGCATCTGTACCTGATATGGCCATTTGACCAAAATTATTTTCTTGTTGTGAATAAGTATATTTAAATTTATCAGCGGCCCCTTTATCAATAATTTTATAGGTAGCTGCTTGTGCTGATGTCAAGGCTAATGCACTGCCAATACTGAGTGTTAAGACCGATTTTACCAATATTTTCATGTAACTACGTAACTCTTATGATTTCTATATTTCGTCTAGTTCTTGCCACCTAGCGTAGGCAACTTCGAGTTTCGACTCTTTTTCTTCTAGCTGGTTCAATGTTTTCTGCGTTTCATTTGGATCTTGTGTAAAAAATCCAGCGTCATTAACCAGTTCTTGTAATGCTGCTATTTCTTGTTCAAGACTATCAATTAGGTCAGGTAAAGCCTCTAGCTCTCTTGAATCTTTATAAGATAGCTTTTTCTTGACGGGCTTTTCTTGAACCTTACCCTTCTTTGTCTCTTGTGTGTTGGCAGGTGTTTCTATTTTTTCTACTGCACTTGCGTGCGCCTTTCGTGACGCATCGACACGAGCAACATACTGCTCTACATCATCATAACCACCAACAATTTGTGTTATCTGGCCAGTACCGTCAAAATACAAACAAGTATCGACACAATTATCAACAAAGTCGCGATCATGGCTGACTAAAATAACGGTTCCTGCGTAATTTGCAACGACTTCTTCTAATAATTCCAAAGTTTCTATATCTAGATCGTTTGTTGGTTCATCTAAGATAAGTAAATTACTTGGACGTAAGAACAGCCTTGCAAGTAATAGCCTGTTCTTTTCGCCACCTGAAAGTGCGCGTACAGGTGTTCTTGCTCTCTTTGGACTGAATAGAAAATCTTGCAAATAGCCTAATACATGACGCGTTCTACCATTAACGGTGACATCTTGCTTGCCGTCAGCAACTGTGTCTTGTACCGTTTTATTTAGATCTAACGCTTCTCTATGCTGATCAAAATAGGCAATTTCCAAATTTACACCACTTCGCATTTTACCTTTGGTGGGGCTTAATTGTTCCATCAAACATTTAATTAAAGTTGATTTACCCGTACCATTTGCGCCAATTAACGCTAAACGATCACCACGAGAGATCAATAGATCCAAGTTTTTAATGATAACATTATCATCAAAAGCAATTGTTAATTGGTTGGATTCGAAAACGAGCTTCCCTGAACGTTCACCCGTTGATATTTTCATATCACTTTGATGATTAAGTTCACGACGTTGTTTTCGTACTAAACGCAATTTTTCTAATGCCCTAACCCGGCCTTCATTGCGTGTTCTTCTTGCCTTTATACCTTGTCTAATCCAGGTTTCTTCTTCAGCTAATTTTTTATCAAATAACGCATTCTGCTGTGCTTCTACCTGTAAATCATGCTGTTTTTGCTCAACATATATATCATAGTTACCTGGATAGCTCGTTAATATACCTCTATCAAGATCGACGATACGCGTAGCAAGGCCACGGATAAAGGCTCTATCATGGCTGATAAAAACTATAGTACCTTTAAATTCCTTTAAAAATTGTTCGAGCCATAAGACACTATTTATATCTAAATGGTTAGTCGGTTCATCTAACAAAAGAATTTCTGGGTTCGATACTAATGCTCTAGCTAATGCAAGTTTACGCAACCAACCACCAGACAATGCACTCACTTTACTTGCGGCATTCAATGATAACTTTGTTAATACCTGTTCGATACGTTGTTCATCTTGCCACGCATTAGCTTGCTCTAATGCCTGCTGCACAACAGACAACTTCTCTAAATTTTCTTCCGAAGGTGTTTGCTCAACCACTCCAATAAGGTTGTGGTATTTTTGTATTAATACAGCATTTTCTGCAATACCTTGTGCAACATAGTCAAATACTGACATATCACACGATTCTGGAGGATCTTGCTCTAGCATTGAGACACGAACATCATTAGAAATGACAAAATCGCCATCATCTAGCTGTTGTTTCTTATTCAGTATTTTTAATAAAGATGATTTACCGGCACCATTGCGTCCTACAAGGCATACGCGCTCACCTTGTTTTATACGTAACTCTGCTTTGTCGAGAATATGATCGGTACCAAAGGCTAATTCACCTTGTGTAATTCTTATTAATTCCATTAGACTACTAATTCATTTATTTGTTGTTCAGTAAATGGCCAAAAAAGCTTTTCACCACTTTTACAATGTTCTAATACAGGAATATGTACGCCATACTCTGCAACAAGTCGATCATCGTCAACGATATCAACTACCTTTAGCGCTTGCTCCTCAATTCGCGCCAAACACATCGATAATGCTTGTTCACAAAGGTGGCAGCCTTCGCTGCTATATAAATAGTATTCAATTGTCATTAACTATTCACCCGCGTGATTAACCAACTATTGTGGATATGTTTATTGCGCTGAAAATCTCTATCTCGCGTTTGCTCAGAAATGTTAGTTGCCTTTAACCCAATCGCTGCGAGTCCATCATGATCTATTTTGAAGTTACGTTTGTTGTTGGTAAAGATAATCTCGCCGCCTTCATTCAAACTGGCAACGGCGTCAGTTATTACGTCTAAATGATCACGCTGTACATCAAAACTATCTTCCATACGTTTTGAATTTGAAAACGTAGGCGGATCAATAAAAATAACATCAAATCCGTTTTTATTTTCTTTTAACCATGTTAAGCAGTCTGCTTGAATAAAGCTGTATTGTTCACCGCTTAGGTTATTCAAATCAAAGTTTTCTTTCGCCCAGCTTAAGTAGGTATTTGACATATCTACTGTTGTGACTGATTTTGCACCATGAAGTGCGGATTGAACGGAAACAGAGCCTGTATACGCAAACAAATTGAGCAATGATTTGTTTTTCGCTTTCTGTGCGACAATTTGTCGTGTTTTACGGTGATCTAAAAATAAGCCTGTATCGAGGTAATCCCAGAGGTTAATTTTAAATTTGGCGCCATACTCGCTTAAGGTTATAGACTGTTGCTTTTGAGCAAGTTTTTGATATTGATTTGTGCCCTTCTGCTTTGCACGCGTTTTTAAGACGACTTTATCGGCAGGAATTTCTAGCGTTTTTGGCGCGAAGTAAATCACTTCTTGCAAACGTTTAGCCGCTTTAGTGGGTTCAATATTAGCTGGTGGCGCGTATTCTTGAATAACAAGGTAATCACCATAAACATCTACCGCTACATTATATTCTGGTATATCAGCATCATATAAACGGTAACAATCTAGTTGTTCTTTTTTAAGCCAGTTTTTTAAGTTTTTTCGGTTTTTTAGCAAACGATTAGCAAATGCTGAATCCATACCGGAAAAGTCAGCTTGTGGCGTACGTTCGTCTTTAGCACGCTGTTTATCGTTTATTTGATAACAAGCTAATTGACAATCTAACGGACCATTTTTAAATTTATAACGTTTATCACTACTTAATTTCAATAACGTTAACAGTTCTATATTGGCCGTAAATATTGAAATTCGCCATTGATCAAAGTTTTCTTTAAATGACTGGCCTAAATGTACGAAGGTTTCAACTAATTCAGGAAGTTCACCAATACGCTCGCCATAAGGCGGGTTGAAAACGATATAACCTGCATCACTGAACTTATTTGTTAGTTGGCTGGCATCGGCTTCAGAAAATTCAATAAAATCAGAAAACCCAGCATTACGTGCATTTTGTTTAGCCGCTTTTAGTACACGACCGTCTTCATCATAGCCATATACCTTTCCAGAAAATTGAGCTAGTGCTTGTTCTGTATTGGCTTTAGCATCAGCTAAAGCGTGTTGCCATGTTTCGACTTCATGTGCTAACCAATGTTCAAACCCCCAAGTATCTCGATGAATATTCGGTGCGCATCCAATAGCCATTGACACCGCTTCTATCAGCAAAGTACCTGAGCCACACATTGGGTCAATAAGTGGTTTAGTTTGATCATCCAACCAACCGCTACGGGTAATAATAGCTGCTGCAAGGTTTTCTTTTAACGGTGCAGCCCCCGTACTTTCACGGTAACCACGTTGGAATAATGACCGGCCTGAAAAATCTAAATAAAAGCTCACATTTCCTTTCAGTAACCTTGCTTGTATACGAATATCTGGTTGATATTTATCTACATTAGGGCGAGCTAATCCACAATCGCGAAAATGATCTACAATGGCGTCTTTAACGGTTAATCCACCGAATTGGCTATTACGTATTTCACGACTTTTACCAACAAAGTCAATAGCAAAACTTTTATCACTATCAAAAATGTCTGACCAAACAACATCACTTGCCGCCGCATGCAAAGTATCTTTGTCATCAGCATCACTTGATGCTAGTTTTAATAACACTCTAGAAGCAAACCTTGTCCAAATACAAATTCGGTAGGCGGTTTCAATTGCAGCGGAAAAATAAACACCTTCTGGTTTTTGTACAACGTCGTCGGCACCAAACGACGTTAACTCTTGCGCCAATAAAATTTCGATACCAGGTGATGTTAACGCTAAAAATTGATGTGTAGACTTGATTTCCATACAGAGCTTCCTATGAGAATAGACCGCAATTATAAACAATCCGTATAGTTACGAATAGTGCTTTTCTAATAAAGACAGTAATAAAAGCACAAAAAAAGAACGAGTTGATTAACTTCCGTACGAATAGAAAAAAATTGCCAAAACGCCTTGCATTCTAACGCAAGTATCTCTAACATACGCCTCGCTTTCAACAAGGTTGTAAAGAGACAGGCGCGGGATGGAGCAGCCTGGTAGCTCGTCGGGCTCATAACCCGAAGGTCGTCAGTTCAAATCTGGCTCCCGCAACCATTTCTTTGATTAACTTGTTGGAACACATTGAAAGAACAATCTTTCAAGGCTTACTTAATAAAACTTATTTATTAAGTCATTCGGACGCGGGATGGAGCAGCCTGGTAGCTCGTCGGGCTCATAACCCGAAGGTCGTCAGTTCAAATCTGGCTCCCGCAACCAACTTTATACCGATATGTGGTATAATTAAAGAGAGATTTCTTTCAAGGCTTACTTAATAAAGCTTTTTATTAAGTCATTCGGACGCGGGATGGAGCAGCCTGGTAGCTCGTCGGGCTCATAACCCGAAGGTCGTCAGTTCAAATCTGGCTCCCGCAACCATTTCTTTGATTAACTTGTTGGAACACATTGAAAGAACAATCTTTCAAGGCTTACTTAATAAAACTTATTTATTAAGTCATTCGGACGCGGGATGGAGCAGCCTGGTAGCTCGTCGGGCTCATAACCCGAAGGTCGTCAGTTCAAATCTGGCTCCCGCAACCAACTCCTACTTGTTTAATTCTCTAATAGTATTTCACAGCTTTGAACATACAACCTTTTTGTCGTCAGTTCATTCTCCATTAGATATGGGCTCCCGCAACCAACTCCTTACTTGCTTAATTCTCTAATAGTATTTCATAGCTTTGAACATACAACCTTGTTGTCGTCAGTTCACTCTCCATTAGATATGGGCTCCCGCAACCAACTTCTTACTTGCTTAATTCTCTAATAGTATTTCACAGCTTTGAACATACAACCTTGTTGTCGTCAGTTCACTTTCAATTAGATATGGGCTCCCGCAACCAACTCCTTACTTGCTTAATTCTCTAATAGTATTTCATAGCTTTGAACATACAACCTTGTTGTCGTCAGTTCACTCTCCATTAGATATGGGCTCCCGCAACCAACTTCTTACTTGCTTAATTCTCTAATAGTATTTCACAGCTTTGACCATACAACCTTTTTGTCGTCAGTTCATTCTCCATCAGATATGGGCTCCCGCAACCAACTTCTTACTTGCTTAATTCTCTAACAGTATTTTATAGCTTTGACCATACAACCTTTTTGTCGTCAGTTCACTCTCCATTAGAAATGGGCTCCCGCAGCCACGTCTATTCCCCTGTAACTATGCATGTATATGATCATCCTATTTTAATAAACAATCCCTACTTTTATACACGCAATGATTGAACTAATTATCCTTGTATTTTTAGTCGGAGGTTTGTACGATTCTGCCGCCACACTTAACCATTAGGATGTTTTATGTCTATTACCTTAGGTCGTTATCAACACTTTAAAGGCAATTTTTATAACGTACTTCATATTGCAAAACATAGCGAAACAGAAGAGTTACATGTTGTATATCAACCTGAATACGGAGAGAGAGAGGTATGGATTCGACCACTTAGCATGTTTGATGAAACGATAGAAAGAGATGGAAAAATGATTAAACGCTTTAAGTTCGTTGGCAATAAAACCGCTTAAGTTTAATACACTGTTAGCAGAGCATAAAAACACAACTAACACCAAACGAATATCGCATGGTGTTAAACGGTTTAATGGTCAATTTAACCAATTGAAAAGTGGTTATGCTGCTGCCACGGAATTTGTTTGGCCTTAACTTCAGCTACTTTAGCTTGTGGAGGGCCAGTGTTTAACCAATTAAGCATTTTATCAACATTTTCTTCTTCACCACACAAAAGTAACTCCACCTCACCATCAGCAAGGTTATGAGCATAACCACTTAATCCATACTCAATTGCCATCTGTTGACTAGACGCTCGAAAATAAACGCCTTGTACAACGCCTCTAACGTGAGCTAGGTAACTAACATTCATAAATTCATCCCTCAATTATTGAAAATACAAATTCTTCATTGCACCTTATTCGCCGATTGTCTAAACTCGGCGCAATTTTTACCGCTTTGGTTAAGTATAGAATGTCAGCAAGAATTTATTTAAAAGAAGGTCGAGAAAAATCACTATTAAGAAAACATCCTTGGATATTTTCTAAAGCGATTAATAAAGTTAAAGGTAACCCTATGTTAGGAGATACCGTAGATCTATTTGATAATAAAGGGAAATGGCTAGCCAAAGGCGCATATTCTCCTGAATCACAAATCACCATTAGGGTATGGTCGTTTGATGAAAATGAAGAAATTGATCAGACATTTTTTTACAAAAAACTTATGGATGCTCAATCCAGACGTCAATGGTTTATTGATCGTGATGGATTAACAGGCTACCGTCTTATCGCTGGTGAATCGGATGGGTTGCCAGGCGTTACCATTGATAAATATGAAAATTTAATCGTATGTCAGTTATTAAGTGCTGGCGCAGAGTTTCACCGCTACACCATTGTGAACGCATTAACTGAGCTATTCCCAGACTGTCACATTTATGATCGATCCGACGTAGATGTTCGTAGAAAAGAAGGGTTACCACTTACAACCGGTTGGTTAACAGAGGAGCAACCATCTACTGCAACGATTATCGAAGAACATGGTTTGAAAATTCATGTTGATGTAGCTAAAGGCCACAAAACAGGGTTTTATTTAGATCAACGAGACGCCCGTGCAATTGCAGGTAAGTATGCAAAAGATAAATCTGTGCTGAACTGTTTTTCTTATACTGGCACATTTGCTTTGCATTGTGCGGCAAATAACGCAAAAGAAGTTACTAATGTTGATGTGTCACAACAAGCATTAGATCTTGCGAAAGCTAATATCGAACTAAATAACTTATCAGCTTGTAATGTTAACTATGTAAAAGAAGATGTATTTAAACTTTTGCGACAATACAAAAAACAAGGTATTACGTTTGATATGATCATCTTAGATCCACCTAAATTTGTAGACGCTAAAGCACAATTAACATCAGCATGTAGAGGTTACAAAGATATCAATATGATCGCTATGCAGTTGTTAAACCCTGGCGGGTTATTATTAACCTTTTCTTGTTCAGGTTTACTCGATGTAAGCTTATTTCAAAAAGTAGTGGCTGACGCGGCATTAGATGCCAATAAAACAGTACATTTTGTAGAGAGAACAATGCAAGCTGCCGATCATCCCATTGCCAGTAATTACCCAGAGGGCTATTACTTAAAAGGATTAGTGTGCCAAGTAAGTTAAAGGCATACCCTTTAACTTACTCGATTAGTCAATTTCAGAAATGTTTATGCCGATAAGATAATTGTCGGCAGACTCTTCTTCTATTCTAACCACCTTTCCACGTACATCTAACGGTTGTACATTGCCACCAGACGACTCCATATTTACCCGCACATCAGTGTTCATTTCAATAGGATGTGCCATCTCTATTGCCATTCCTGTTGCGCTTAAGTCTCTACATGTCGCTAAAATAGTACTATTTGCTTCGTCATCAATAATAGTGACTGTAACGTCACTATTTAGCATCATACGATAGAAATCACGTTTATCATCGTAACTTACAACCATCACATCACTCCACTAAATTACCTTTTTAAGCTACACGTTGACCGTTAATATTTGCTCATTAAAAACCTGATCAAGGTGTACTACCCTTGTACTCTTTATACGCAAGCAATAATTGCATGTCAAATAGCGCAAAAGCAAACTATTTTAACAATTGATTTATATGGTTTTTAATACGCTTTGCAGATATTGGGTAAGCGGTTCCTAAGTTCTGTGCAAACAATGAAACACGCAGTTCTTCTATCATCCATCTTACTTCACCCAATTCATTAACAAGTGCAAGATCATGCTTTTGCTTTTGTAACGCCTCTTGATATAAGTGTTGTATCTTATCTATTTCAATTACTTTTAGTCGATCTTGATTAACATCGATAGCAAGTTTCTCTAATCTACGCATCAATGCTTTTAAGTAACGTTCAATATCACTAATACGCTGATATCCTGAATTAGTAATAAAACCTTTGTAAACAAGTGAAGCCAAATGAGTTTTTACATCGCCATGAGCTTGGATCATGTTAAGGGGTACATTACCTTTCAACTTTTTACTAATATCATGCGCTAAACTTAAAACGCGTTCTACCTGAATCGCAAGCGATAATACCGCATCAGCGAGTTCTACACGAATATGTTCCTTTACTCGTTCAAACGCCACTCTATCTCGCGGATAATCACCTTGTTGTTGGATTAAATGTTGGCAAGAAGCAAGAATACAGTCATTGAGCAATTCAGCAATAGAGCCAAATGGATTGAAATATAACCCTAGTTTAGCTTTATTAGGGAGCTTTTCTTGTAGGTATTTAATCGGTGACGGAATATTAAGTAACACTAACCTTGCAACACCAAAATGCATAGCTTTATCAGCTAAGGGCTTATGCTCAAAAAGCTCAATCGCAACAGATTTTTTATGATCGACCAATGCAGGAAAGGCTTTAATTGACAAATTAGCGACTTTCTTTTCATAGTAATTGGGAATATTATCAAAATCCCAAACCGTTATATCATCGCGCTCGATCCCCTTATCGGCCACTTTTTGTATCGATGCTTTTACTTTGCCTTGTAACTTTTCTTGCAGTTCTAGTATGTCTCGTCCTTGTGCAACTAATTTATTTTTTTCGTTAAAAATTTTAAAATTCATTTGCAAGTGAACGGGTATTTCCACCTCCTGCCACGCCTCTTCTGGAATTTTTACTCCAGTCATGCGTAATAATTGCTTTTCCATTGCTTGCCGTAAGGTAAGTTCACTTGGTGATATAGCATCAAAACATGCCTGGGCATAATTTGGAGCAGGCACAAAATTACGACGTACACTTTTAGGAAGCGCTTTTATCAAGGCCATAATCAATTCATAACGTAAGGCCGGTATTTGCCAATCAAAGCCTTGATCACTAATTTGATTTAGCACGCCTATTGGTATGTGTACGCTAACGCCATCATCTTCATCACCTGGATGAAAATGATAACTTAACGGTAAGGTAAAGTTTTGCTGTTGCCATACATCTGGGTATTCTGCCTTTGAAACAACGGCACTGTCTTCATTTAATAAAAATGCTTTAGTAAAATTTAATAATTTAGGGCTTTTACGTTTTTCTTTTTGCCACCAACTCAGAAAACTTCGCTGACAAATTACCTCTGCCGGCAGGCGTTCATCGTAAAATTGACATAATAGTTCTTCATCAACCAAGAAGTCTTTTCGTCGTGCTTTTTGCTCTAGCTTCTCAATATCTTTGACAAGATCACGGTTTCGTTGGAAAAAAGACTCCTTGATAGTCGAATCGCCATTAACTAAAGCTTCTCGAATGAAAATTTCTCGACAGGTATGAGGCTCAATTTTATTAAAGGTAACCTTTCTTTTAGCAACCAATATTAAGCCGTATAGGGTTACCTGTTCAAAGGCCATTACTGCACCTTGTTTTCGTTCCCAATGCGGTTCACTATAATTTCTCTTAACAAGATGCGCCGACATAGGTTCAACCCAAGCAGGGTCTATTTTAGCAACAACACGGGCAAACAACCGACTCGTTTCTACAAGCTCTGTAGCCATCAACCACTTAGGATTCTTTTTGGCTAAGTTTGAGCCTGGAAAAACGAAAAAGCGTGAATTTCTTGCACCTTTATATTCACGGTTTTCATCAAGTTGCCCTAAATGACTCAGCAAGCCAGATAATATTGCTTGGTGTATCGTATCACCCGACGACTCTTTCTCAGCTGACCAATTCACCGATGTTAAAGCGATATTTTGCTCTTTTAACGTTAACTTCAGTTGACTGTAAATATCTTGCCACTCACGGATACGAACATAAGATAAATACTCTTTCTGACAAAGCTTTCGAAACTGGTTGTTTGTAAGTGATTTTTGCTGTTCATTAATATATTGCCACAAGCTTAGAAAACTTAAAAAATCTGATCCTTTAACCTTAAAGCGACTATGTTTTTCATCTGCTGCTTGCTGTTTTTCATGTGGCCTTTCTCGCGGATCTTGAATGCTTATACCGCTGACTATCACAAACACCTCGTCAACACAGCCATAATCAATTGCTGTTAACACCATTTTTGCTAAACGTGGATCAACAGGGTATTTAGCTAGCTGTCTACCACTTTGGGTGAGTGTTGTTTTGTTTTTTCGAGTATGAATAGCCGCAAGTTCTTCTAAAAGTCTTACGCCATCTTTAATATTACGATTATCCGGCGCCTGAACGAAAGGAAATTCATCAATGTGTCCAAGATCTAGCGCTAACATTTGTAATA containing:
- a CDS encoding acylphosphatase, with the translated sequence MNVSYLAHVRGVVQGVYFRASSQQMAIEYGLSGYAHNLADGEVELLLCGEEENVDKMLNWLNTGPPQAKVAEVKAKQIPWQQHNHFSIG
- the rlmKL gene encoding bifunctional 23S rRNA (guanine(2069)-N(7))-methyltransferase RlmK/23S rRNA (guanine(2445)-N(2))-methyltransferase RlmL — translated: MEIKSTHQFLALTSPGIEILLAQELTSFGADDVVQKPEGVYFSAAIETAYRICIWTRFASRVLLKLASSDADDKDTLHAAASDVVWSDIFDSDKSFAIDFVGKSREIRNSQFGGLTVKDAIVDHFRDCGLARPNVDKYQPDIRIQARLLKGNVSFYLDFSGRSLFQRGYRESTGAAPLKENLAAAIITRSGWLDDQTKPLIDPMCGSGTLLIEAVSMAIGCAPNIHRDTWGFEHWLAHEVETWQHALADAKANTEQALAQFSGKVYGYDEDGRVLKAAKQNARNAGFSDFIEFSEADASQLTNKFSDAGYIVFNPPYGERIGELPELVETFVHLGQSFKENFDQWRISIFTANIELLTLLKLSSDKRYKFKNGPLDCQLACYQINDKQRAKDERTPQADFSGMDSAFANRLLKNRKNLKNWLKKEQLDCYRLYDADIPEYNVAVDVYGDYLVIQEYAPPANIEPTKAAKRLQEVIYFAPKTLEIPADKVVLKTRAKQKGTNQYQKLAQKQQSITLSEYGAKFKINLWDYLDTGLFLDHRKTRQIVAQKAKNKSLLNLFAYTGSVSVQSALHGAKSVTTVDMSNTYLSWAKENFDLNNLSGEQYSFIQADCLTWLKENKNGFDVIFIDPPTFSNSKRMEDSFDVQRDHLDVITDAVASLNEGGEIIFTNNKRNFKIDHDGLAAIGLKATNISEQTRDRDFQRNKHIHNSWLITRVNS
- a CDS encoding glutaredoxin family protein, translated to MTIEYYLYSSEGCHLCEQALSMCLARIEEQALKVVDIVDDDRLVAEYGVHIPVLEHCKSGEKLFWPFTEQQINELVV
- a CDS encoding class I SAM-dependent methyltransferase, producing the protein MSARIYLKEGREKSLLRKHPWIFSKAINKVKGNPMLGDTVDLFDNKGKWLAKGAYSPESQITIRVWSFDENEEIDQTFFYKKLMDAQSRRQWFIDRDGLTGYRLIAGESDGLPGVTIDKYENLIVCQLLSAGAEFHRYTIVNALTELFPDCHIYDRSDVDVRRKEGLPLTTGWLTEEQPSTATIIEEHGLKIHVDVAKGHKTGFYLDQRDARAIAGKYAKDKSVLNCFSYTGTFALHCAANNAKEVTNVDVSQQALDLAKANIELNNLSACNVNYVKEDVFKLLRQYKKQGITFDMIILDPPKFVDAKAQLTSACRGYKDINMIAMQLLNPGGLLLTFSCSGLLDVSLFQKVVADAALDANKTVHFVERTMQAADHPIASNYPEGYYLKGLVCQVS
- a CDS encoding PilZ domain-containing protein, producing the protein MVVSYDDKRDFYRMMLNSDVTVTIIDDEANSTILATCRDLSATGMAIEMAHPIEMNTDVRVNMESSGGNVQPLDVRGKVVRIEEESADNYLIGINISEID
- a CDS encoding DUF3466 family protein encodes the protein MKILVKSVLTLSIGSALALTSAQAATYKIIDKGAADKFKYTYSQQENNFGQMAISGTDAYNFPVQFKYFDENDYDNIVRYAQRSHDLVSGINDIEDEDALRAGTPTANDLFWAEYYLKEVQNNSLYHQKYGDIVAMINVGGESEEFTVFDVAFEDTETLTRSTVDYINGITDDGWVYGNGSAPFLPVPFTEADGSEVTVWLSEFTTRAFMSPDAGETIIPIFPPEATYGGESAILDISDNGIAVGYASTSIVEEVLEVIESEDGGCRDPDVLDDLPFEACVQLRANGMYNNEAFKWYLDAQGEISKESLGFLVTPHPDDPRQHISIAQAVNSNGVAVGYATGWQDETETDPSELERTSLYAVVFKDGEVKDFTEDHTEYFDSRAYDINDAGIAVGHATTLSNGSYRKKFYYVDTNEENPQMVLPKDFFTGSSSSARAINEHGIIVGQGEIETHNDSSSNPRRTHGFMYDINTDTFTNLNELLPCDSPYTVIEVRDINENNEISGSAVIRVERRDAKGDIMYDDNGNALMEDVIRAIKLQPVSGEVEDCAKVIEDVERKGASTGLFSLMLLSLFGFARRFTKS
- the uup gene encoding ATP-binding cassette ATPase Uup; translation: MELIRITQGELAFGTDHILDKAELRIKQGERVCLVGRNGAGKSSLLKILNKKQQLDDGDFVISNDVRVSMLEQDPPESCDMSVFDYVAQGIAENAVLIQKYHNLIGVVEQTPSEENLEKLSVVQQALEQANAWQDEQRIEQVLTKLSLNAASKVSALSGGWLRKLALARALVSNPEILLLDEPTNHLDINSVLWLEQFLKEFKGTIVFISHDRAFIRGLATRIVDLDRGILTSYPGNYDIYVEQKQHDLQVEAQQNALFDKKLAEEETWIRQGIKARRTRNEGRVRALEKLRLVRKQRRELNHQSDMKISTGERSGKLVFESNQLTIAFDDNVIIKNLDLLISRGDRLALIGANGTGKSTLIKCLMEQLSPTKGKMRSGVNLEIAYFDQHREALDLNKTVQDTVADGKQDVTVNGRTRHVLGYLQDFLFSPKRARTPVRALSGGEKNRLLLARLFLRPSNLLILDEPTNDLDIETLELLEEVVANYAGTVILVSHDRDFVDNCVDTCLYFDGTGQITQIVGGYDDVEQYVARVDASRKAHASAVEKIETPANTQETKKGKVQEKPVKKKLSYKDSRELEALPDLIDSLEQEIAALQELVNDAGFFTQDPNETQKTLNQLEEKESKLEVAYARWQELDEI
- a CDS encoding DUF1653 domain-containing protein, translating into MSITLGRYQHFKGNFYNVLHIAKHSETEELHVVYQPEYGEREVWIRPLSMFDETIERDGKMIKRFKFVGNKTA